A window of Candidatus Bathyarchaeota archaeon contains these coding sequences:
- the argC gene encoding N-acetyl-gamma-glutamyl-phosphate reductase codes for MKVGIIGGSGYVGSELLRLLLLHPEVEVTMVTSRQSAGEYVFNVHPNLRGMTQLKFVPQDMTELQKNCDLVFTATPHGGSVNLVPKLLEAGLKVIDMSADFRLKNPADYEKYYGWTHGHQEMLKEAAYGLPELHREEIKKAKLVACPGCEATAAILGLAPIVKAGLIDENKIVVDLKVGSSGGGSKPTIASHHPERFGGVRPYKVVGHRHIAEVEQELAPLGGQVKISFTPHAVNMVRGILATIHTFPKQPIASKDLWKALRGMYGNEPFIRLVKYLKGPYQLPDPKITTGTNFCDVGFEIDEHANRLIMFSALDNMVKGAAGQGVQCLNVMMGIDETTGLKSTGFHPM; via the coding sequence ATGAAAGTTGGAATAATCGGCGGTTCAGGATACGTTGGAAGCGAACTATTAAGACTGCTACTTCTACACCCAGAGGTTGAGGTAACGATGGTTACTTCACGCCAAAGCGCAGGCGAATACGTCTTCAACGTGCACCCAAACCTCAGAGGCATGACACAACTCAAGTTTGTTCCCCAAGACATGACTGAACTACAGAAAAACTGCGATTTAGTCTTCACAGCTACCCCACATGGCGGCTCAGTGAACTTGGTTCCGAAGTTGCTTGAGGCAGGCTTAAAAGTTATTGACATGAGCGCTGACTTTCGCTTAAAAAATCCAGCCGACTACGAAAAATACTACGGCTGGACGCATGGTCACCAAGAGATGCTCAAGGAAGCCGCTTACGGTTTGCCTGAGTTACATCGGGAAGAAATCAAGAAAGCTAAACTTGTCGCGTGCCCCGGTTGCGAAGCCACAGCCGCAATCCTCGGCTTAGCTCCAATAGTAAAAGCGGGATTGATTGATGAAAACAAAATCGTCGTCGACCTCAAAGTCGGGTCCTCAGGCGGCGGCAGCAAACCCACCATTGCTTCGCACCACCCTGAACGCTTCGGAGGCGTCCGACCCTACAAAGTCGTTGGGCACCGCCACATAGCAGAAGTCGAACAAGAACTCGCACCTCTAGGCGGGCAAGTGAAAATCTCCTTCACCCCCCACGCGGTTAACATGGTGCGCGGCATATTGGCAACTATCCACACTTTCCCCAAGCAGCCAATCGCAAGCAAAGACCTCTGGAAAGCACTACGCGGCATGTACGGAAACGAACCATTCATTCGCCTCGTAAAATACCTAAAAGGCCCCTACCAGTTACCTGACCCCAAAATCACCACAGGCACCAACTTCTGCGACGTGGGCTTCGAAATCGACGAACACGCCAATCGCCTCATAATGTTCTCAGCATTGGACAACATGGTTAAAGGTGCAGCGGGACAGGGTGTGCAGTGCCTAAACGTTATGATGGGAATTGACGAAACCACAGGCCTTAAGAGCACTGGGTTCCACCCGATGTGA
- a CDS encoding [LysW]-aminoadipate/[LysW]-glutamate kinase has product MLVIKMGGSILKEGASSDLVADLKEVAKQHKVVLVHGGGAEVTEIASKLGKEQKFIMSPEGFRSRYTDKETIEIYTMVMAGKMNKQIVLALQSQGISAVGLSGLDAAILRAERKTKLIAVDERGRKKVIDGGYTGKITQVNTELLGLLLEKGYVPIVTPIALSQDCEPLNVDGDRTAAIVAGALKADKLILLTDVEGLILKGERVPKIAATEVKEVLSKIGGGMSTKVHAGLEALNQGVKEVLVTSGTAKQPITSVLNHQTGTVITSE; this is encoded by the coding sequence TTGCTTGTTATTAAGATGGGTGGAAGCATCCTAAAAGAAGGCGCCTCAAGCGACCTCGTAGCTGACCTCAAAGAAGTTGCCAAACAGCACAAAGTTGTTTTGGTACACGGCGGCGGCGCAGAAGTCACCGAAATCGCCTCGAAGCTGGGCAAAGAGCAGAAGTTCATCATGTCGCCTGAGGGGTTCCGTAGTCGCTACACCGACAAAGAAACCATCGAAATCTACACCATGGTTATGGCAGGCAAAATGAACAAACAAATCGTTCTTGCACTGCAAAGCCAAGGCATATCTGCCGTCGGTTTAAGCGGTCTTGACGCTGCCATTTTAAGGGCTGAGCGCAAAACCAAACTCATCGCTGTAGACGAGCGAGGCCGCAAAAAAGTAATCGACGGCGGCTACACAGGCAAAATTACCCAAGTGAACACTGAGTTGCTCGGTTTGCTGCTTGAGAAGGGCTATGTGCCGATTGTGACACCGATTGCTCTTAGTCAAGACTGCGAACCCTTAAACGTGGACGGCGACCGAACCGCAGCCATCGTTGCAGGTGCACTCAAAGCAGACAAACTCATCTTACTTACCGACGTCGAAGGCTTAATTCTAAAAGGGGAACGTGTGCCTAAAATCGCCGCGACAGAAGTAAAAGAAGTCCTCAGCAAAATCGGCGGCGGCATGAGCACCAAAGTCCACGCGGGTCTCGAAGCACTCAATCAAGGCGTCAAAGAAGTGTTGGTTACTTCTGGAACCGCTAAGCAACCCATCACCTCAGTACTAAATCACCAAACTGGTACCGTGATCACGAGTGAATGA
- a CDS encoding M20/M25/M40 family metallo-hydrolase, with protein MSEQAAVRFLTNLLGIYSPSGKEQDVANFVASEMKRMGFEVGIDSIGNVIGVVGKGEPVILLCGHMDTVAGHVPLRLEEGKIYARGAVDAKGPLAAMIMAAAQAGKDPTFKGKILIASVVEEEATSKGVRHLITQGIDAHYAIFGEPSGVENITIGFKGQIQLKLVVKTETGHSSTPWLFDNALEKAYELWEKIKAACTYPSIEPQETPFTAITVCLVRMVGGRGNSVIPFETEMNLDIRVPIQYTTTQVYEKMMKIIASYQNANPKVGIKATVLDTVEPFEANKSSPLVHVLSSSVRKVLNKPATLLRKTGTGDMNILGKAMNIPIVTYGPGDSHLDHTIDEHIEINDYLNAIAVYKDTILRLSELHNNKNGNPAADNGETSK; from the coding sequence TTGAGCGAGCAAGCAGCAGTTCGGTTCCTAACTAACCTGCTGGGTATCTACAGCCCCAGCGGCAAAGAGCAAGATGTTGCCAACTTTGTAGCTTCCGAAATGAAGCGCATGGGCTTCGAAGTCGGCATAGACAGCATCGGCAACGTCATCGGCGTCGTCGGCAAAGGTGAACCCGTCATCTTGCTCTGCGGTCACATGGACACCGTAGCAGGGCATGTTCCGTTGCGACTGGAAGAAGGCAAAATCTACGCCCGAGGCGCAGTTGACGCCAAAGGACCACTCGCCGCCATGATTATGGCTGCCGCGCAGGCAGGTAAAGACCCCACCTTTAAGGGGAAAATTCTCATAGCAAGCGTCGTCGAAGAAGAAGCCACAAGCAAAGGAGTCCGCCACCTCATAACTCAAGGCATCGACGCACACTACGCGATATTCGGTGAACCCAGCGGAGTCGAAAACATAACCATCGGCTTCAAAGGACAAATCCAGCTAAAGCTTGTCGTCAAAACTGAAACGGGTCACTCCTCGACACCGTGGCTCTTTGACAATGCATTAGAGAAGGCCTATGAGCTTTGGGAGAAAATTAAAGCTGCCTGCACTTACCCCTCGATTGAACCACAGGAAACCCCCTTCACAGCGATTACAGTCTGCTTGGTTCGTATGGTTGGCGGCAGAGGTAACTCGGTTATACCCTTCGAAACAGAAATGAACCTCGACATACGCGTTCCAATACAATACACCACAACCCAAGTCTACGAAAAGATGATGAAGATAATCGCCAGCTACCAGAACGCAAACCCAAAAGTCGGAATCAAAGCCACCGTACTCGACACTGTAGAACCGTTTGAAGCAAACAAGTCCTCGCCACTTGTGCATGTGCTGTCTTCTTCGGTGCGTAAAGTCCTCAACAAACCCGCAACACTCCTACGCAAAACAGGCACAGGCGACATGAACATCCTCGGAAAAGCCATGAACATCCCAATCGTCACATACGGCCCCGGTGACTCCCACCTCGACCATACCATAGACGAACACATAGAAATCAATGATTACTTAAATGCGATAGCAGTCTACAAAGATACAATCTTAAGATTGTCGGAGTTACATAATAACAAAAACGGCAACCCAGCCGCTGACAATGGCGAAACCAGCAAGTAG
- a CDS encoding acetylornithine/succinylornithine family transaminase, protein METEDCYLANVFAKKPVVITHGKGALVWDINGKEYVDCSSSYGVAALGHCHPKIVEAIKAQSEQLITCHSCYYNDKRAEFIDKLIKITPKGLNKAFLSNSGAESVECALKLARKATAKTEIIAVMGSYHGKTMGALSATWDKKYREPFMPLIPDVKHVAPDNAAKIAEAITEKTAAVILEPVRGEGGIRVPPNGYFQEVREICNKRGVLLIFDEVQSSFGRTGKLFGGENWGVTPDIMCLAKPFAGGLPIGITVAKDTIMASLKLGEHTTTFSGSPLVCAAGCAAIDALMEEKLADKAALNGKYFKTQLEGLAEKHKIIKEVRGLGLMLGMELRYDVYGVIQKALNKGVLVIDAGRTVVRLLPPLVITKPQIDRAVTVLDEALGEEEIERASSSSVPN, encoded by the coding sequence ATGGAAACTGAAGATTGCTATCTGGCTAACGTGTTCGCTAAGAAACCCGTCGTCATAACCCATGGCAAAGGCGCCTTGGTCTGGGACATAAACGGCAAGGAATACGTGGATTGCTCAAGCAGCTACGGTGTCGCCGCATTGGGGCATTGTCACCCAAAAATCGTTGAAGCCATCAAAGCTCAATCTGAGCAACTCATAACCTGCCACAGTTGCTACTACAACGACAAACGCGCTGAATTCATCGACAAACTCATCAAAATCACCCCAAAAGGGCTCAACAAAGCGTTTCTATCTAACAGTGGAGCCGAATCCGTAGAGTGTGCTCTGAAGTTAGCTCGCAAAGCTACAGCTAAAACCGAAATCATTGCGGTGATGGGTTCTTACCATGGCAAAACCATGGGGGCATTGTCGGCGACTTGGGACAAGAAATACCGTGAACCCTTCATGCCGCTTATCCCAGATGTTAAGCATGTTGCGCCAGACAACGCCGCAAAAATTGCAGAGGCAATCACAGAGAAAACCGCCGCCGTCATCTTGGAGCCTGTGCGAGGCGAAGGCGGCATTCGTGTGCCCCCAAACGGCTACTTCCAAGAGGTCCGTGAAATCTGCAACAAACGCGGCGTCCTACTCATCTTTGACGAAGTCCAAAGCAGCTTTGGGCGCACGGGCAAATTGTTCGGTGGCGAAAACTGGGGCGTCACACCCGATATCATGTGTTTAGCTAAGCCTTTTGCAGGTGGGTTACCCATCGGCATAACCGTCGCAAAAGACACCATTATGGCGTCACTGAAGCTGGGTGAGCACACTACTACTTTCAGCGGGAGCCCTCTGGTTTGCGCTGCAGGCTGCGCCGCCATCGACGCTTTGATGGAGGAGAAACTCGCCGACAAAGCTGCCTTAAACGGTAAATACTTCAAAACCCAACTGGAAGGCTTAGCTGAGAAGCATAAGATAATCAAGGAAGTCCGCGGTTTAGGCTTGATGCTTGGCATGGAGTTACGCTACGATGTTTACGGCGTAATCCAAAAGGCACTCAACAAAGGCGTTTTAGTCATCGACGCAGGCAGAACCGTCGTGCGCTTACTCCCCCCTCTGGTTATAACTAAGCCCCAGATTGACCGAGCCGTGACAGTTTTAGATGAAGCATTAGGAGAAGAAGAAATTGAGCGAGCAAGCAGCAGTTCGGTTCCTAACTAA
- a CDS encoding AAA domain-containing protein — protein MLSDDFITEVPDDDSEEEPEGTLTASGIAEYIRFNCCPRFFKLKFEGKEVRKRVWPEAFKPISPLLYGTGKALEEKKVAELKEKAAKYLDFTIYDPKHHGKNGWEKAKDSMDNLRYIIEHQIEEGEKADGKPLLLYQVPMKGPIGVWDVKGIADLIAIWPLKDGKLKIRIFELKSSWKEQTAHRIQVAIYILLLRRELGSLLSKVELEGGVINRETSLENLHPDNLPKFKLSPLIQDVERLLSKNGELNRIHETPIEKVEYQLCWRCDNCGFNECCIVCAVENESIALLNLSRGEQKALRNHGITKLEDLARLKPVIDTANLKPYDFKTIPPKDAKKVHELSTDPIIGAKLDWLIQRAQYMLGGIRPNSPHASKSRWMPWLTGTGYGGLPEDSPSAGIDSPLLYSPDGMIRIYLFVEWDYMLDVVSMLSAKVSCTRYRGKPQTVSHVIGSLPDDRHQCLDEEKALMEAFFKDLTRAITEVANSVGSPDQAPIHLYFFSRQERDVLMKAVCRQPTLISARAVRDLLGLRQAIDQPMFSIIQDEVVHRKALRFHSSGLLPILEQSNYYDRQQWRATRKDGSTVDLAMVFRDGLFNYALPFRRNPDGTMAFLKEGANDGYYPARARFGDQIPIEYIWGAKGRLDNFEQVKGPAKILLDKRKWCDYNQKTRRITDEELNLMGTKICQAIEQIERSMTIRNRRLGKKPIDIPKISEFTLGDATLERSCREFLDLEYFSKRQEMYQHYAMLPYQRVASGRSLIFQCTRVDELEHDFIVRGKLVYEGIGLPKAECVANACRVKGSDGSSSGDWMVVTELHRNGQGQFEETEKHSPAEVEKSARAIVDKVDVTKLEVVVKVVSWPRGKGSKYSAWHNLPTTDPEKAAQNKFLQLFEAGRYYILDELADDIISDRAAKCLDYAANNVLYCLLADYLAGKTCGGNHTPLSKEGAAQFLSWVEKRSLQPKSEQKRMVDQVFGQEPIVMLQGPPGTGKTETLQLAVLAHIAAHRAKSRCRVLMVAPTHKAIQEFVAKLARCWQEYTIQGGRDLKNLKIYRVLSSDTALTPPLEGVKYFNYNEDPETVKEVADCLMNQSTLMSPDAVGAPLVLCLTPPGLYGLMKKIGDKEPPWGEGFFDLLVVDEASMMRLPELILSGSFLTKNSQILVAGDHRQLPPIVAHNWEKEDRRTLEEMASFLSAMDFLRLLRNEELGLERIKCRNPAAIPAVRLCESHRCHSVVAEFLREWVYEKDAIDFRSEQKETISPVKAKTGGLGVALEPESIFVLVVHDEAESFQSNLTEAAIVKALVESAQSESIGVITPHNAQKGLLKNMLSDACKDVRVDTVERYQGGEADFIIISTCVSDPDYVRSESEFLLNLNRINVAISRMKKKLVIVASRSIFEFMPQDARDYDKALLWRGISETVGFTANSKPKWAGTLAEFLGAEAAPVKVEVYTKSAN, from the coding sequence ATGTTAAGCGACGATTTCATCACCGAAGTACCAGATGACGACAGCGAAGAGGAACCTGAGGGAACCTTAACCGCTTCAGGAATTGCTGAGTACATCCGCTTCAACTGTTGCCCCCGATTCTTCAAACTAAAATTCGAAGGCAAAGAAGTCCGCAAACGCGTCTGGCCTGAAGCCTTCAAACCCATCAGCCCCCTGCTCTACGGCACTGGCAAAGCACTGGAAGAAAAAAAGGTAGCTGAACTCAAAGAAAAAGCCGCAAAATACCTCGATTTCACAATCTACGACCCTAAACATCATGGCAAAAACGGTTGGGAAAAAGCCAAAGACTCCATGGACAACTTACGATACATAATTGAACACCAAATCGAAGAAGGAGAGAAAGCAGACGGCAAGCCGCTTCTACTCTATCAGGTACCCATGAAAGGCCCAATAGGTGTTTGGGACGTTAAAGGCATAGCTGATTTAATCGCGATTTGGCCACTTAAAGATGGCAAACTGAAAATCCGAATTTTCGAGTTAAAATCGTCATGGAAAGAACAAACCGCACACCGCATCCAAGTAGCCATATACATTCTGCTGCTCAGACGAGAACTGGGCAGTTTACTATCAAAAGTCGAGTTGGAGGGCGGAGTAATCAACCGCGAGACCAGCCTTGAAAACCTCCACCCCGATAACCTCCCAAAATTTAAACTAAGCCCCCTCATTCAAGACGTCGAGCGGTTGCTATCCAAAAACGGGGAACTAAACCGCATACACGAAACCCCAATTGAGAAAGTCGAGTACCAGCTTTGTTGGCGATGTGACAACTGCGGCTTCAACGAATGCTGCATCGTCTGCGCCGTAGAAAACGAAAGCATCGCACTGCTTAATCTGAGTCGAGGAGAGCAGAAAGCCCTTAGGAACCATGGAATTACAAAGTTGGAGGATTTAGCACGGCTCAAACCTGTAATCGACACCGCCAACCTGAAGCCCTACGACTTCAAAACCATCCCACCCAAAGACGCAAAAAAAGTGCATGAGTTGTCAACTGACCCCATAATCGGGGCGAAACTTGACTGGCTGATTCAGCGAGCCCAATACATGCTCGGCGGCATCAGACCCAACAGCCCCCACGCGAGCAAAAGCCGCTGGATGCCTTGGTTGACAGGTACAGGGTATGGCGGGCTCCCCGAAGATAGCCCATCTGCAGGCATCGATTCGCCGTTGCTTTACAGCCCTGACGGCATGATTCGCATCTACCTCTTCGTCGAATGGGACTACATGCTAGATGTGGTGTCGATGTTAAGCGCCAAAGTCAGCTGCACCCGCTACAGAGGCAAACCCCAAACCGTCTCCCACGTCATAGGCAGCCTCCCAGACGACCGCCACCAATGCCTTGACGAAGAAAAAGCCCTCATGGAAGCATTCTTCAAAGACCTGACCCGCGCAATAACTGAAGTCGCCAACTCTGTGGGAAGCCCAGATCAAGCTCCAATCCACCTTTACTTCTTCAGTCGCCAAGAACGCGACGTCTTAATGAAAGCGGTCTGCCGCCAACCGACACTGATCAGTGCACGGGCGGTTCGGGACCTTTTGGGGTTAAGGCAAGCCATCGATCAACCCATGTTTTCAATCATTCAAGACGAAGTCGTTCACCGTAAAGCCCTCCGATTCCACAGTTCAGGGTTATTGCCGATTCTTGAACAATCCAACTACTATGACCGCCAGCAATGGCGAGCCACACGCAAAGACGGCAGCACAGTTGATTTAGCCATGGTTTTCCGCGATGGATTGTTCAATTACGCATTGCCATTCCGCAGAAACCCCGATGGCACAATGGCTTTCCTAAAAGAAGGCGCAAACGACGGTTACTATCCTGCTCGCGCCCGCTTCGGCGACCAGATACCCATCGAATACATCTGGGGGGCTAAGGGGCGTCTTGATAACTTTGAACAAGTTAAAGGTCCAGCCAAGATTCTTCTTGACAAACGTAAATGGTGCGATTATAACCAGAAAACCCGCCGCATAACCGACGAAGAACTCAACTTGATGGGAACCAAAATCTGCCAAGCCATAGAACAAATAGAGCGCTCAATGACAATCCGCAACCGACGCTTAGGCAAAAAACCCATCGACATCCCCAAAATCTCAGAGTTCACACTCGGCGACGCCACATTGGAACGCAGTTGTCGAGAATTTCTCGACTTAGAATACTTCTCTAAACGACAAGAAATGTACCAGCACTACGCGATGTTGCCATATCAGCGGGTGGCTTCTGGGCGTTCGCTGATTTTCCAGTGTACTCGAGTCGATGAATTAGAACATGACTTTATCGTCCGAGGCAAACTAGTCTATGAAGGCATAGGGTTGCCCAAAGCTGAATGTGTCGCCAACGCCTGCCGAGTGAAAGGTTCTGATGGCTCCAGTTCAGGAGACTGGATGGTCGTCACCGAGTTGCACCGTAACGGACAGGGGCAGTTTGAGGAAACCGAGAAGCACTCACCCGCCGAAGTAGAGAAATCAGCCCGTGCCATCGTCGATAAGGTTGATGTAACCAAACTTGAAGTTGTTGTTAAGGTGGTCAGTTGGCCTCGGGGTAAAGGCAGCAAATACAGCGCATGGCACAACCTACCAACAACTGACCCAGAAAAAGCTGCCCAGAACAAATTCTTGCAGCTCTTCGAGGCTGGACGCTACTACATCTTGGACGAATTGGCTGACGACATAATCTCTGATAGAGCCGCCAAATGCCTCGACTACGCTGCCAACAATGTGTTGTACTGTTTGCTGGCGGATTATTTGGCAGGCAAAACATGCGGCGGCAACCACACTCCGCTCTCAAAAGAGGGGGCTGCGCAGTTTTTGAGTTGGGTAGAAAAGCGGAGTCTGCAACCCAAAAGTGAGCAGAAGAGGATGGTTGACCAAGTCTTTGGGCAGGAACCGATTGTGATGTTGCAGGGTCCTCCTGGAACAGGAAAAACAGAAACTCTCCAGTTGGCAGTCCTGGCCCACATAGCTGCCCACCGCGCGAAATCCCGCTGCCGCGTCCTCATGGTTGCCCCCACACACAAAGCCATCCAAGAATTCGTCGCCAAACTCGCCCGATGCTGGCAAGAATACACCATTCAAGGCGGCAGAGACCTTAAAAACCTAAAAATTTACCGCGTGCTAAGTAGCGACACAGCGTTAACTCCTCCGCTTGAAGGCGTAAAATACTTCAACTACAACGAAGACCCCGAAACCGTCAAAGAAGTCGCAGACTGCCTCATGAACCAGTCAACTTTGATGTCACCCGACGCGGTTGGGGCGCCCTTGGTTCTCTGTTTAACTCCTCCTGGTTTGTATGGGTTGATGAAGAAGATTGGCGACAAGGAGCCGCCTTGGGGCGAAGGCTTCTTTGACCTGCTAGTCGTAGACGAAGCCAGCATGATGCGACTGCCCGAACTTATCCTCTCAGGCAGCTTCCTAACCAAAAACAGCCAAATCCTCGTCGCAGGCGACCACCGCCAACTACCGCCGATTGTGGCGCATAACTGGGAAAAAGAAGACCGCCGCACACTCGAAGAAATGGCGTCTTTCCTCTCAGCGATGGATTTCTTACGGTTGCTGCGTAACGAGGAGTTGGGGTTGGAGAGGATTAAATGCCGAAATCCTGCCGCCATCCCTGCTGTGCGGCTCTGTGAAAGCCACCGTTGCCACTCAGTTGTCGCTGAGTTCTTGCGTGAGTGGGTGTATGAGAAGGATGCGATTGATTTCCGCTCTGAACAGAAGGAGACTATCTCTCCCGTGAAGGCTAAGACGGGCGGTTTAGGTGTGGCGTTGGAGCCTGAGAGTATCTTTGTGCTTGTTGTTCATGATGAAGCAGAGAGTTTCCAATCAAACCTTACGGAGGCAGCGATAGTTAAAGCCTTAGTAGAAAGCGCCCAGTCTGAAAGCATCGGAGTAATCACACCTCACAACGCGCAGAAGGGTTTGCTCAAAAACATGCTCAGCGACGCCTGCAAGGACGTTCGAGTGGACACGGTGGAGCGTTACCAGGGCGGCGAAGCAGACTTCATCATAATTTCTACCTGTGTAAGCGACCCCGACTATGTTCGGAGCGAAAGCGAATTTCTCCTCAACCTGAACCGCATTAACGTCGCCATCAGCCGCATGAAGAAGAAGCTGGTGATTGTGGCTAGCCGATCGATTTTCGAGTTTATGCCACAAGATGCCCGCGACTACGACAAGGCACTGCTGTGGCGGGGAATTTCAGAAACCGTCGGCTTCACAGCTAATTCGAAACCGAAGTGGGCTGGGACGTTAGCGGAGTTTCTTGGCGCTGAGGCCGCCCCGGTTAAGGTGGAAGTTTACACTAAATCAGCAAATTAA
- a CDS encoding lysine biosynthesis protein LysW translates to MIKQANQTEMKAFTAKCPDCDADLDVPSDTEKGEILSCPGCGLELEVKQVKGGCVDLQELTIEGEDWGE, encoded by the coding sequence ATGATTAAACAAGCAAACCAAACCGAAATGAAAGCATTCACCGCAAAATGCCCCGACTGCGACGCAGACCTCGATGTCCCATCTGATACAGAAAAAGGCGAAATCCTAAGCTGCCCAGGCTGTGGACTCGAGCTCGAGGTTAAACAGGTTAAAGGCGGATGCGTAGACCTTCAAGAACTCACTATTGAAGGCGAAGACTGGGGCGAATAA
- a CDS encoding zinc ribbon domain-containing protein, with protein MSEYEVILRQEAGVKDHQSESPPTVGLKAGAFADLGTLILTNKRLIYIAKGGASRAAAWAIGGVFAAQAIEQRVSKAEIDELATQQGSYYMPLQNITRVEAGKKMGQSYVRVDSTGTEKPVHAYVVAGGNNNQQWVAAINQAKTAINASPTQAVSATQQAQRTCQRCGTPDSSGSKFCTTCGSPLTQTQTQPQMPLPPPPPPPPTQTPTCPYCRNPIRYIQQYQRWYCDNERRYV; from the coding sequence GTGTCGGAGTACGAAGTCATCTTAAGACAGGAAGCAGGAGTAAAAGACCACCAATCCGAGTCACCCCCAACCGTCGGCTTGAAAGCAGGCGCATTCGCCGACCTCGGCACATTAATTTTAACCAACAAACGTCTCATCTACATCGCCAAAGGCGGCGCATCACGTGCAGCAGCATGGGCAATCGGCGGAGTATTCGCCGCTCAAGCCATAGAGCAACGCGTCTCCAAAGCCGAAATAGACGAACTTGCAACTCAACAAGGTAGCTACTACATGCCCCTGCAGAACATAACACGTGTAGAAGCAGGAAAAAAGATGGGGCAATCCTACGTCCGCGTCGACAGCACAGGCACAGAAAAACCAGTTCACGCCTACGTCGTGGCCGGCGGCAACAACAACCAGCAGTGGGTAGCAGCCATAAACCAAGCCAAAACAGCCATAAACGCCAGCCCAACACAGGCAGTCAGTGCCACTCAGCAGGCGCAGCGAACCTGCCAACGATGTGGCACGCCTGACAGTTCAGGATCAAAATTCTGCACCACATGCGGCTCACCCCTCACCCAAACCCAGACACAACCCCAAATGCCTCTGCCACCTCCACCTCCGCCACCGCCAACCCAAACCCCAACATGCCCTTACTGCCGAAACCCAATCCGCTACATACAGCAATATCAACGCTGGTACTGCGATAACGAGCGCAGATACGTTTAG
- a CDS encoding CooT family nickel-binding protein translates to MCEFNVILNGKVQAKDVIYAKIEGGKVVVKDIMGEPKEFAGYKIVEVDVPNARLVLQQA, encoded by the coding sequence ATGTGTGAATTTAATGTAATCTTAAACGGCAAAGTCCAAGCCAAAGATGTAATCTACGCCAAAATTGAGGGCGGCAAAGTAGTCGTAAAGGATATTATGGGTGAACCCAAAGAGTTTGCAGGCTACAAGATTGTAGAGGTGGACGTGCCCAACGCCCGATTGGTTTTGCAACAAGCATAA
- a CDS encoding DUF523 domain-containing protein, which translates to MKLVSACLLGVNCNFEAKNWLNPKLREEFLRGELFPVCPEVLGGLSVPRVPAEIVGGDGWDVLEGKAKVMNMEGVDVTVQFVEGAKRALQIGQAVGAKEALLIEKSPSCGCGKIFDGTFKEKFKAGDGVTAALLKKNGLKVSCVKAGEKV; encoded by the coding sequence ATGAAACTCGTTAGTGCCTGTCTCTTGGGCGTCAACTGCAACTTTGAAGCAAAAAACTGGCTAAATCCTAAACTTCGAGAAGAGTTTCTCAGGGGGGAGTTGTTTCCTGTTTGTCCCGAAGTTCTCGGCGGCTTGTCGGTTCCCCGTGTGCCAGCGGAAATTGTGGGCGGTGACGGTTGGGATGTGCTTGAGGGCAAAGCCAAGGTGATGAACATGGAAGGTGTTGATGTTACTGTTCAATTCGTAGAGGGTGCCAAGCGAGCCCTGCAAATAGGCCAAGCAGTAGGGGCAAAAGAAGCACTGTTAATCGAGAAAAGTCCCTCTTGCGGGTGCGGAAAAATCTTCGACGGCACCTTCAAAGAAAAATTCAAGGCGGGCGACGGCGTAACTGCTGCTTTGCTCAAGAAAAACGGCTTAAAAGTTAGTTGCGTGAAAGCTGGAGAAAAAGTTTAG
- a CDS encoding Lrp/AsnC family transcriptional regulator, with translation MDEKDKQIIKTLKDDARAGYADIGSKIGLSEGAVRKRIKTLTDEGVIRKFTVKVNVAEGAQAITLLATNPAYPTLEVSKKIQTLPNVETIYEVTGEYDIVAVITGMNVTEVNECIEKIRRVEGIMKTNTMIVLRSW, from the coding sequence ATGGACGAGAAAGACAAACAAATCATAAAAACCCTAAAAGACGACGCCCGAGCAGGCTACGCCGACATCGGAAGCAAAATCGGCCTCTCCGAAGGCGCCGTACGTAAAAGAATCAAAACCCTCACCGACGAAGGCGTCATCCGCAAATTCACGGTCAAAGTCAACGTCGCAGAAGGCGCCCAAGCCATCACTCTACTGGCAACTAACCCCGCTTACCCAACATTGGAAGTATCCAAAAAAATCCAAACCCTCCCCAACGTGGAAACCATCTACGAAGTCACAGGAGAATACGACATAGTCGCCGTCATCACAGGCATGAACGTCACCGAAGTCAACGAATGCATAGAGAAAATCCGCCGCGTCGAAGGCATCATGAAAACCAACACCATGATCGTACTAAGAAGCTGGTGA